One part of the Coffea eugenioides isolate CCC68of chromosome 10, Ceug_1.0, whole genome shotgun sequence genome encodes these proteins:
- the LOC113749177 gene encoding endoglucanase 10-like, which yields MGEKSRSKGGWCGWLLVLIVAAAIAFGIFVTIKKKHHASKGEAAPVPGPPGAVTKKYADALHAAMQFLDVQKSGKLVHNKIPWRGDSALDDGSPAKVDLSKGMYDAGDHMKFGFPMAYTATVLSWSILEYGDQMKVVNQLEPAQDSLRWITDYLVNAHLSDNVLIIQCLSALFFIPKLCCIKH from the exons ATGGGGGAGAAGTCAAGGTCGAAAGGGGGTTGGTGCGGTTGGTTGCTTGTTTTAATTGTAGCAGCTGCAATTGCATTTGGAATTTTTGTAACGATCAAGAAGAAGCACCATGCCTCAAAGGGAGAGGCAGCCCCTGTTCCGGGGCCTCCCGGTGCTGTTACCAAGAAGTATGCTGACGCTCTCCATGCCGCAATGCAGTTCTTAGACGTACAAAAAT CGGGGAAGTTGGTTCATAACAAGATACCTTGGAGAGGGGATTCGGCTCTTGATGATGGAAGTCCCGCAAAAGTCGATCTTTCCAAAGGAATGTATGATGCTGGGGACCATATGAAGTTTGGATTCCCAATGGCTTACACAGCCACAGTGTTGTCATGGAGTATCCTTGAATACGGTGATCAGATGAAGGTGGTAAATCAATTGGAACCTGCTCAAGACTCACTCAGATGGATCACGGACTACCTTGTCAATGCTCATCTTTCTGACAATGTTCTAATCATTCAG TGTTTATCTGCTTTATTTTTCATCCCAAAATTGTGCTGTATAAAACATTGA